The Paenibacillus sp. YPG26 genome includes a window with the following:
- a CDS encoding carbohydrate-binding protein, producing the protein MLGKMKKYLSGVAFLAIFALTFAQSAFASEQPAQLISANLYAYKYGYVAFSGNVEVSNLDYQKKVTIHYTPGDGKWYDTPASYQGPTDSTHEKWNFSVSTYSGDTTNPQLLNVQKVQFAIKYEVGGQTYWDNNNGQNYSVSRYNMSSTILGKPNVLKAFDSLSQNTFSGGVYLKNLDYTKTVKVRYTTDNWNTTKEGYASYYAPANSDGSVQEWHFSFNNIDSGVSQIKYAISYTVNGQTYWDNNYGSNYTVNR; encoded by the coding sequence ATGCTAGGAAAAATGAAGAAGTACCTGTCGGGCGTCGCTTTTTTAGCGATTTTTGCGCTAACGTTTGCACAATCCGCTTTTGCAAGTGAACAACCGGCACAATTGATTTCAGCCAATCTGTATGCTTACAAGTATGGCTACGTGGCTTTCAGCGGTAATGTTGAAGTAAGCAACCTGGACTATCAGAAGAAAGTAACCATCCATTATACTCCTGGAGATGGCAAATGGTATGATACACCTGCTTCCTATCAAGGTCCTACAGACTCCACTCATGAGAAATGGAATTTCTCTGTGTCCACTTACAGCGGGGATACTACAAACCCTCAGCTGCTTAATGTCCAAAAAGTTCAATTTGCAATCAAGTATGAAGTTGGCGGTCAAACCTACTGGGATAACAACAACGGGCAGAACTATTCGGTCAGCCGTTATAACATGAGCTCAACTATTCTTGGCAAGCCGAACGTCCTTAAGGCTTTCGATTCTTTGTCCCAGAACACCTTCTCAGGCGGTGTATACCTTAAGAACCTGGATTACACCAAGACCGTTAAAGTCCGTTACACCACAGATAACTGGAATACAACCAAAGAAGGCTACGCCTCTTACTATGCGCCGGCTAACTCCGATGGCAGCGTGCAAGAATGGCACTTCAGCTTCAACAACATTGACTCCGGTGTGTCCCAGATTAAATATGCCATTTCTTACACTGTAAATGGACAAACCTATTGGGATAACAATTACGGCAGTAACTACACAGTTAACAGATAA
- a CDS encoding TIGR01777 family oxidoreductase, with protein sequence MRPKIIIAGGTGFIGKYLQEKFHSLGKEVLIISRQPQHISWSDLPGITNALDNSEMLINLAGKSVNCRYNRRNKEAIMESRTETTQIMGHALLACQTPPPLWLNSSTATIYRHAEDRPMTEEAGEIGSGFSVEVAQAWEKAFFSFKLPRTRQAALRIAIVLGADGGVMTPYQNLVRFGLGGIQGSGQQKFSWIHIEDLFRIMLFLQEREDLSGVFNCSSPHPVTNRELMSQLRTAMNRSFGLPAAKWMLEAGALFLGTETELILKSRWVIPERLVRAGFEFDFAKLESTLEDILH encoded by the coding sequence ATGCGTCCAAAAATCATTATCGCCGGAGGAACCGGCTTTATAGGCAAATATCTGCAAGAGAAGTTCCATAGTCTCGGCAAGGAAGTTCTCATCATCTCGAGACAGCCTCAGCATATTTCCTGGAGCGACCTTCCCGGCATTACCAATGCCTTGGACAACTCCGAGATGCTGATCAATCTTGCAGGAAAGTCTGTGAACTGCAGGTATAACCGAAGGAACAAGGAAGCGATTATGGAGTCCAGAACGGAGACAACACAAATTATGGGCCATGCTCTGCTGGCGTGTCAGACTCCGCCTCCACTGTGGCTGAACTCCAGTACTGCTACGATATACCGGCATGCTGAAGACCGTCCTATGACTGAGGAGGCCGGTGAGATTGGATCAGGGTTCTCTGTAGAGGTAGCCCAAGCCTGGGAGAAAGCCTTCTTCTCGTTCAAGCTGCCGCGAACCCGCCAGGCAGCCCTGCGAATCGCCATTGTTCTTGGCGCGGATGGTGGTGTCATGACCCCCTATCAGAATCTGGTCCGCTTCGGACTTGGCGGCATCCAGGGATCAGGCCAACAGAAATTCAGCTGGATTCATATCGAGGATTTATTCCGTATTATGCTGTTCCTCCAGGAGAGAGAGGATCTAAGCGGGGTATTCAACTGCTCTTCTCCCCATCCTGTAACCAACCGGGAGCTGATGAGCCAGCTGCGAACCGCCATGAACCGAAGCTTCGGGCTTCCCGCAGCGAAGTGGATGCTTGAGGCTGGCGCCCTTTTTCTTGGCACGGAGACCGAGCTCATCCTGAAGAGCCGCTGGGTTATTCCGGAGCGGCTTGTGCGAGCAGGGTTTGAATTTGATTTTGCCAAGCTGGAGAGCACTCTTGAAGACATTCTGCATTAA
- a CDS encoding DUF2269 family protein → MNLLYTLLLYIHILSAVASIGPFFVLISLARRMRTAEGPELGAYITTFRSSTRLVKHMGHVLVVSGILLAYMAGYAWDTPWIVATLLVMAGSIVFLARAFTPKLRQFSKPDYNQELLVQQLVRSVWMYLVILLIMLWLMVAKPQLW, encoded by the coding sequence GTGAATCTATTGTATACACTGCTGCTTTATATTCATATACTCAGTGCCGTTGCTTCCATCGGGCCTTTCTTCGTTCTCATCTCCCTCGCTCGGAGAATGCGGACAGCAGAGGGGCCGGAGCTGGGCGCCTATATTACTACGTTCAGATCTTCGACCCGGCTGGTCAAGCATATGGGACATGTTCTGGTGGTATCCGGTATCCTGCTAGCGTACATGGCGGGCTACGCCTGGGATACTCCGTGGATCGTCGCCACCCTTCTAGTAATGGCTGGATCCATTGTATTTCTGGCGCGTGCATTCACGCCGAAGCTTCGGCAATTCTCGAAGCCTGATTATAATCAGGAACTGCTGGTACAGCAGCTGGTCCGGTCGGTATGGATGTATTTGGTGATCCTATTAATCATGTTATGGTTAATGGTGGCTAAGCCCCAATTGTGGTAG
- a CDS encoding ASCH domain-containing protein, with the protein MENNNHDALPPKSCTIERLITQQPDIDKALAGKKTATRRNGRYADVGEIMILEGRSFVVNKVYSQSLGELTDEHAVQEGYATVEEYKNSILSYHPGMPWLPQMRVWVHEFSPVQD; encoded by the coding sequence ATGGAAAATAACAATCATGATGCACTACCGCCTAAATCTTGTACGATTGAACGCCTGATTACACAGCAGCCTGATATTGACAAGGCCCTTGCCGGGAAGAAGACCGCTACCCGCCGCAACGGCCGTTACGCGGATGTGGGAGAGATTATGATCCTTGAAGGCCGCAGCTTCGTGGTGAACAAGGTCTATTCACAGTCTCTTGGCGAATTAACGGATGAGCATGCTGTTCAAGAGGGGTATGCAACCGTGGAGGAGTACAAGAATTCGATTCTATCCTATCATCCGGGAATGCCTTGGCTGCCGCAAATGCGCGTGTGGGTTCACGAGTTCAGCCCGGTTCAGGACTAA
- a CDS encoding Bax inhibitor-1/YccA family protein yields MIGRSGNPTLNDNTFGRSGHYSGQNQMTIDGTVNKTMITLVMLLGGAFGTWSMHFSGGNALPYMIGGAIAGLLLALIISFVPTTAPYLVPVYAIAEGMFLGGLSARFETLYNGITLQAALLTMGVFITLLLAYKTRLIKATENFKLGVIAATGGVLLVYLLSFILGMFGITIPYLHDNSLVGIGISIVIVIIAALNLVLDFDFIEQGAGQGAPKYMEWYGAFGLVVTLVWLYVEMLRLLAKVFSRN; encoded by the coding sequence TTGATCGGACGCAGCGGCAATCCGACTTTGAATGACAACACTTTTGGGCGAAGCGGGCATTATTCGGGACAGAATCAAATGACCATTGACGGCACCGTGAACAAAACCATGATTACACTGGTGATGTTGTTGGGCGGGGCATTCGGTACCTGGTCCATGCATTTCAGCGGGGGTAATGCCCTTCCTTATATGATAGGCGGAGCTATCGCTGGATTGCTGCTGGCCTTGATTATCAGCTTCGTGCCTACCACGGCTCCTTATCTGGTGCCTGTCTATGCAATTGCGGAAGGCATGTTCCTGGGCGGGCTCTCAGCGCGGTTCGAGACATTGTATAACGGGATTACCCTGCAGGCGGCCCTGCTGACGATGGGGGTGTTCATTACCCTGCTATTGGCGTACAAGACCCGGCTTATCAAGGCAACCGAGAACTTTAAGCTAGGTGTGATCGCAGCAACGGGCGGAGTTCTGCTGGTGTACCTGCTGAGCTTCATCTTGGGGATGTTCGGCATTACGATTCCTTACCTGCACGACAACAGTCTGGTTGGGATCGGAATATCTATTGTGATCGTAATTATTGCGGCACTCAATCTGGTGCTGGATTTCGATTTCATTGAACAAGGAGCCGGACAGGGTGCTCCCAAATATATGGAATGGTACGGAGCATTCGGCCTGGTGGTCACTCTCGTGTGGCTGTATGTGGAGATGCTTCGCCTGCTTGCCAAGGTATTCAGCCGGAATTAG
- a CDS encoding FeoB-associated Cys-rich membrane protein produces the protein MVASIVIGAAVFGYAGWTLTSYIRKTKKGKCAGCSLAKSCAAACNEVDSASK, from the coding sequence ATGGTAGCGAGTATTGTGATTGGCGCAGCTGTGTTTGGATACGCGGGCTGGACACTGACCTCCTATATACGCAAGACGAAGAAAGGCAAATGCGCTGGCTGTTCACTGGCGAAGTCCTGTGCAGCCGCGTGTAATGAGGTTGACTCTGCTTCTAAATGA
- the feoB gene encoding ferrous iron transport protein B, with translation MNNIVLAGNPNTGKSSLFNALTGSYEYVGNWAGVTVEKKIGTLKAGGGTLVDLPGLYSLNPLSHDEEVASRFLLEESFGSILNVVDASQLERNLNLTVQLLEYGKPLVIALNMMDVAKHSGLEIDTTRLSDLLGVPVIPVVARSGKGTGQVLEAITGSTSGEALKPYFISYGEQLENAITKLMEQLPEETLSPRWMAVQFFEGNSVVRAALKAAGMDEHWLDQLYRNTEMAHSRTFGVRTLSQYIRKQRADHIHTYLEQCVRHTKDGYHSFSERIDRIVTDKFLGIPIFLLFMYLTFKLTFEWIGTPLSDLLDAFINGPLRSGTTWLLDSIGAHDFIKALVFEGIFAGVGGVLVFVPQIFILFFIISFIEDSGYMARIASVMDRLMELVGLNGKTFIPLIIGFGCNVPGIMAARTIEQPKERLLTIILTPLMSCSARLSVYSLFVGIFFKSNQALVVLSLYVLGVILALLLAKLFSSTILKQQESMFVVELPPYRIPQWKTLSRSTWEKGKGFVRKAGTFIFGGSVLIWLLSYTGPQGLNVAMDQSFLAGIGGLIGQVLTPLGFGSWQAGAALITGFLAKEVVVSTMNIIYAAPDTAALQGLLAGHFTALQAYSFMAFILLYVPCLATVGVIRKETMSARWTWFSVLYALVIAYMVSYIITLVGRALGYN, from the coding sequence ATGAACAACATCGTTCTAGCCGGGAACCCAAATACAGGCAAGAGCTCTTTGTTCAACGCATTAACCGGCTCTTATGAATATGTGGGCAACTGGGCTGGTGTAACGGTAGAGAAGAAGATCGGTACGCTGAAGGCTGGCGGTGGCACGCTTGTAGACCTTCCAGGTCTCTATTCGCTGAACCCCCTCTCTCATGATGAAGAGGTTGCTTCCCGATTTCTGCTGGAGGAGTCTTTTGGCTCCATTCTTAACGTGGTGGATGCCTCACAGCTTGAACGGAATCTGAATCTGACGGTTCAGCTGCTGGAGTACGGCAAGCCGCTGGTGATCGCGCTGAATATGATGGATGTCGCGAAGCACAGCGGGCTTGAGATTGATACGACCCGATTATCGGATCTGCTGGGTGTACCGGTAATTCCTGTTGTAGCGAGGAGTGGCAAAGGAACTGGTCAGGTGCTTGAGGCGATAACCGGCTCTACGTCTGGTGAGGCATTAAAGCCTTACTTTATCTCATATGGAGAGCAGCTGGAGAATGCTATTACGAAGCTTATGGAGCAGCTGCCCGAGGAGACTCTGTCCCCGCGCTGGATGGCAGTTCAGTTCTTCGAGGGCAACTCCGTCGTTCGTGCTGCCCTGAAGGCAGCAGGTATGGATGAACATTGGCTGGACCAACTGTACAGGAATACAGAAATGGCTCATAGCCGTACATTTGGAGTAAGAACGCTGTCCCAATACATTCGCAAGCAGCGTGCAGACCACATTCATACTTATCTTGAACAATGTGTTAGGCATACCAAGGACGGTTACCACAGCTTCTCGGAGCGGATTGACCGGATCGTTACCGATAAGTTCCTTGGAATTCCGATCTTTCTGCTGTTCATGTATCTCACGTTCAAGCTAACCTTTGAGTGGATTGGGACCCCGTTATCCGACCTGCTGGATGCCTTCATTAACGGTCCGCTGCGCAGCGGAACCACCTGGCTGCTGGACAGCATAGGCGCGCACGATTTCATCAAAGCCCTTGTCTTTGAAGGGATATTTGCCGGAGTCGGCGGTGTTCTGGTTTTCGTACCGCAGATTTTTATCCTGTTCTTCATTATCTCATTCATCGAAGATTCCGGTTATATGGCCCGGATCGCTTCGGTTATGGACCGGTTGATGGAGCTGGTTGGCCTGAACGGCAAGACCTTCATTCCGCTGATCATTGGATTCGGTTGTAATGTGCCGGGGATTATGGCCGCTAGGACGATCGAACAGCCGAAGGAACGGCTGCTTACCATTATCCTCACCCCGCTGATGTCCTGTTCAGCACGGTTATCGGTCTATAGCCTGTTCGTGGGCATCTTCTTCAAGTCCAATCAGGCACTGGTCGTTCTCTCGCTGTACGTGCTTGGTGTTATCCTGGCGCTTCTTCTTGCGAAGCTGTTCTCATCGACCATTCTGAAGCAGCAGGAATCAATGTTCGTGGTGGAGCTTCCCCCCTACCGGATTCCGCAGTGGAAGACGCTGTCGCGGAGCACCTGGGAGAAGGGCAAGGGCTTTGTCCGCAAAGCCGGCACCTTCATCTTTGGCGGATCTGTGCTGATCTGGCTGTTAAGCTATACGGGCCCGCAGGGCCTCAACGTGGCTATGGATCAGAGCTTCCTGGCCGGAATTGGCGGCTTGATCGGACAGGTGCTTACCCCGCTTGGCTTTGGCAGCTGGCAGGCTGGCGCCGCTCTGATCACCGGGTTCCTGGCCAAGGAAGTGGTGGTCTCCACGATGAATATTATCTATGCCGCACCGGATACAGCTGCGCTGCAGGGGCTGCTGGCAGGTCATTTCACAGCTCTGCAGGCCTACTCCTTCATGGCATTCATCCTGCTCTATGTGCCTTGTCTGGCAACCGTTGGGGTTATCCGCAAAGAAACGATGTCCGCCCGGTGGACCTGGTTCTCCGTGCTGTATGCGCTGGTGATTGCCTATATGGTTTCTTATATCATTACACTTGTCGGAAGAGCTCTCGGTTACAACTAA
- a CDS encoding FeoA family protein, translating to MKLTEIELSTPVRIIDMACSNQLVSRRLNDLGIMEGTQVSIIKRLPFGGPITLEASSQWISIRRSEALQILVEAV from the coding sequence ATGAAATTAACAGAGATCGAGCTAAGCACACCGGTCCGCATCATAGATATGGCCTGCAGTAATCAGCTTGTAAGCAGAAGGCTGAACGATCTGGGGATTATGGAAGGGACACAGGTATCCATTATCAAAAGACTCCCTTTCGGTGGACCGATAACGTTAGAAGCAAGCAGCCAGTGGATATCTATCCGCCGGAGTGAGGCGCTTCAGATTCTAGTTGAAGCCGTATGA
- a CDS encoding NADH:flavin oxidoreductase: MGGNQVTNPLFTPFHAGKLELPNRIVMAPMTRSQSPGGVPGENVAEYYRRRAENGVGLIVTEGTVINHPAATGNPNVPRFHGEDALDGWKKVVDAVHSAGGRIIPQIWHVGTDRKIGDSPNPEALPIGPSGINILGEKVVDPMTEEEIAQVIAAYAQAAADAQRIGFDGVEIHGAHGYLIDQFFWERTNKRTDKYGGDMIGRTRFAVEVIEACRKAVGPDFPIVFRFSQWKSSVYTAKLAETPELLGQFLAPLVEAGVDVFHCSTRRFWEPEFEGSDLNLAGWTKKLTGKPVITVGSVGLDTDFMSGFTEGKGAGNTNIDGLLERLSREEFDLVAVGRALLVDPAWADKVREGKLNELVPFSTEALATLS, translated from the coding sequence ATGGGAGGCAATCAAGTGACGAATCCATTATTTACACCTTTTCATGCGGGGAAGCTGGAGCTCCCTAACCGAATTGTGATGGCTCCGATGACACGTTCCCAATCGCCGGGAGGTGTACCAGGAGAGAATGTGGCGGAATATTATAGACGCCGGGCGGAGAATGGCGTAGGGCTCATTGTTACCGAGGGTACTGTAATTAATCACCCTGCGGCCACAGGGAATCCCAATGTGCCACGGTTCCATGGCGAGGATGCTCTAGACGGCTGGAAGAAAGTCGTGGATGCTGTACATAGCGCAGGTGGACGAATCATCCCGCAGATTTGGCATGTGGGTACAGATCGCAAGATCGGAGATTCACCTAATCCTGAAGCTCTGCCAATCGGGCCGTCAGGCATCAATATTCTTGGTGAGAAAGTGGTAGACCCTATGACGGAGGAAGAGATTGCCCAGGTCATTGCTGCTTATGCCCAGGCGGCTGCGGATGCCCAAAGAATAGGCTTCGACGGCGTGGAGATCCATGGGGCGCACGGTTACCTGATAGACCAATTCTTCTGGGAGAGAACGAACAAGCGCACCGACAAATACGGTGGTGATATGATTGGACGCACCCGGTTCGCTGTGGAAGTCATTGAGGCTTGCCGCAAGGCGGTAGGGCCGGACTTCCCGATTGTATTCCGATTCTCCCAGTGGAAGTCCTCCGTCTACACAGCCAAATTGGCAGAGACACCTGAGCTGCTCGGTCAATTTCTAGCTCCGCTTGTTGAAGCGGGCGTTGATGTGTTCCACTGCTCGACCCGCCGCTTCTGGGAGCCGGAATTCGAAGGCTCGGACCTGAACCTGGCTGGCTGGACCAAGAAGCTGACCGGGAAGCCTGTAATTACGGTCGGCTCCGTCGGTCTCGATACGGACTTTATGAGCGGTTTTACCGAGGGGAAGGGAGCTGGCAACACCAATATTGACGGGCTGCTGGAGCGGCTCAGCCGCGAAGAGTTCGACCTGGTCGCGGTTGGCCGCGCATTGCTGGTGGACCCCGCTTGGGCGGACAAGGTTCGCGAGGGCAAGCTGAATGAGTTAGTTCCTTTCTCAACTGAGGCCTTGGCGACATTATCTTAA
- a CDS encoding diguanylate cyclase, translating into MRLPLRKKLYFSFLIIIVLFLVTASISTILTQRIVHFTNDILVSEKRLEAVQRLNLFARTANDNGAHYLLAPLYIEDDFKSQFEANVKYLDHEFGKLEDMTTEPSDLAMIRQFWDKWKAYVADRRNIMNLKKAGKVTEAQNNYTKISYDPIAFALHAFSKSEQAQIDGYKSRIEASGRTIQIMNLFMVSLATLLSLFIAIALSNSLIRRILLLRSNAQTVASGNLQVPDLHFKSKDELTDLANSFNAMTESLRSVMDSNQFLQQLSFRDGLTGIANRRCYDESLEQAWVQSAAASRPISLILLDIDCFKRFNDIYGHQAGDLCLKQVADLLQEQVRESGGLAARYGGEEFAVLLAGKTSGEACQIAEHFQKALAEQCIPHTGSDISEFVTVSIGISNLTATGENAPDDLLIEADHALYQAKEHGRNRICVYAHDQVTEGGLTP; encoded by the coding sequence TTGAGATTACCACTTCGCAAAAAGCTGTATTTCAGCTTCCTTATTATCATCGTCCTGTTTCTGGTTACAGCTTCTATATCTACAATCTTGACTCAGAGAATTGTTCATTTTACTAATGACATTCTCGTATCGGAGAAGCGTCTTGAGGCTGTTCAGAGACTTAACCTTTTTGCCCGAACCGCTAATGACAACGGAGCCCACTATTTGCTTGCTCCACTCTATATAGAGGATGACTTCAAATCACAATTTGAAGCGAATGTGAAATATCTCGATCACGAATTCGGGAAGCTTGAAGACATGACTACCGAGCCTTCAGATCTGGCCATGATCCGCCAATTCTGGGACAAATGGAAGGCTTACGTCGCAGACAGACGGAATATTATGAACCTGAAGAAAGCCGGGAAAGTCACGGAAGCCCAAAACAACTATACCAAGATCAGCTATGACCCGATCGCCTTTGCCCTGCATGCCTTCTCTAAATCCGAGCAGGCTCAGATTGACGGGTATAAGAGTAGAATTGAGGCAAGTGGACGAACGATTCAGATCATGAATCTCTTCATGGTCTCCTTGGCTACGCTGCTCTCGCTCTTCATTGCCATAGCGCTCTCGAACTCCTTGATCCGCAGGATTCTGCTTCTGCGCTCCAATGCCCAGACGGTTGCCAGCGGCAATCTCCAGGTTCCGGATCTTCACTTCAAGAGCAAGGACGAGCTTACGGATCTGGCTAACTCCTTCAATGCCATGACCGAGTCCCTTAGGTCAGTCATGGATTCCAATCAATTCCTTCAGCAGCTGTCATTCAGGGATGGACTGACCGGAATTGCGAATCGCCGCTGTTATGATGAGTCGCTGGAGCAAGCATGGGTTCAGTCTGCGGCTGCGTCCAGACCCATCTCATTAATCTTGTTAGATATTGATTGTTTCAAGAGATTCAACGATATATATGGCCATCAGGCCGGGGATCTATGTCTCAAGCAGGTCGCTGACCTCCTGCAGGAGCAGGTGAGAGAATCCGGCGGACTGGCAGCCAGGTATGGCGGAGAGGAGTTCGCCGTGCTGTTGGCAGGCAAGACAAGCGGGGAAGCCTGCCAGATTGCGGAACACTTCCAGAAGGCACTGGCCGAACAGTGTATTCCCCATACCGGTTCAGATATCAGTGAATTTGTTACCGTAAGCATTGGAATATCCAACCTCACCGCTACCGGGGAGAACGCCCCCGATGATCTGCTGATTGAAGCAGACCACGCGCTGTACCAGGCCAAAGAGCATGGTAGAAACCGCATCTGTGTGTATGCGCATGATCAAGTAACCGAAGGGGGTCTTACCCCATGA
- a CDS encoding extracellular solute-binding protein, which translates to MRRQLAVIGIIAVLLSLAACSGTSSKDKQPVTLTFWTTTPSPETAFFQERINAFEKEHPNIKVNIAMHEFPFATNEFKTAVLGDQEVDIFRADNTWIPEYANLNIIYPLNTLGPRADSSGFVSSALDAATYQGNIYGFPSVMEVPALLYNKRILREAGFTRPPQTMDELLKMAKALTGKERYGLYVTEDSYFSLPYLWAFGGDMISDQGHIQIASVRSKQAFEFMLKLRREGVTQPYDNFNNWHYTMMNDFTEGRSAMMINGPWAIHDVLKGKEFQNPDNIGIAPIPRGPGGQGSPIGGHSLVINKYSRHPKESYELIRYLTSTETEILQSERFKTLPTQQAAYTDPRLASDLLVQGFRAQLDVAKTQPKIPLSSKLYMDFTPNLNAMLFGKESVDEGVRKIESSWQNLLEMQ; encoded by the coding sequence ATGAGAAGACAGCTGGCAGTAATAGGTATAATCGCAGTACTACTCAGTCTAGCAGCCTGTTCAGGCACAAGCTCCAAGGATAAGCAGCCTGTGACGCTGACATTCTGGACCACCACTCCGAGCCCTGAGACTGCGTTCTTCCAGGAGCGGATCAATGCTTTTGAGAAGGAACATCCAAATATTAAAGTCAATATAGCTATGCACGAGTTTCCTTTTGCGACCAATGAATTCAAGACTGCTGTCCTGGGTGACCAAGAGGTGGATATCTTCCGGGCAGATAATACCTGGATTCCCGAATATGCGAATTTGAATATTATATATCCCCTGAATACGCTTGGCCCCCGTGCTGACTCATCAGGGTTCGTCAGTTCCGCGTTGGACGCAGCCACATACCAAGGGAATATCTATGGCTTCCCGTCTGTCATGGAAGTGCCGGCTCTCCTGTATAACAAGAGGATCCTTCGAGAAGCAGGCTTCACCCGGCCTCCGCAGACGATGGACGAACTGCTGAAGATGGCTAAGGCGCTAACCGGCAAAGAGAGGTACGGCCTGTACGTCACCGAGGACTCTTACTTCTCCTTGCCCTATCTATGGGCTTTCGGAGGGGATATGATTTCAGACCAGGGACACATTCAGATCGCCTCGGTCCGGTCCAAGCAAGCTTTTGAATTCATGCTGAAGCTGCGGCGCGAAGGCGTTACCCAGCCATACGACAACTTTAACAACTGGCACTATACGATGATGAACGACTTCACCGAGGGCAGATCCGCTATGATGATTAATGGTCCCTGGGCCATTCATGATGTATTGAAGGGTAAGGAGTTCCAGAACCCTGACAATATCGGCATCGCCCCGATTCCGCGCGGACCTGGTGGGCAGGGATCTCCTATCGGGGGACACAGCCTGGTCATTAACAAATACAGCCGTCATCCGAAGGAGAGCTATGAGTTGATTCGCTACCTTACAAGCACGGAGACTGAAATTCTCCAAAGCGAAAGGTTCAAGACTCTGCCGACGCAGCAGGCCGCTTATACAGATCCAAGACTCGCCTCCGATCTTCTTGTTCAAGGCTTCCGGGCCCAGCTGGATGTAGCCAAGACCCAGCCCAAGATTCCACTGAGCTCCAAGCTGTATATGGACTTCACCCCCAATCTGAACGCCATGCTCTTCGG